Proteins found in one Massilia sp. H6 genomic segment:
- a CDS encoding outer membrane beta-barrel protein has protein sequence MKKIIVAFGYGIALAGAAQAAQASAPVAPTKAYAGVGASASERHGSSVKVGTKIFGGVAFSDSLAVEGGYIDLRKATAAPDARTIDLGGFGTYVAARLMRPLTETLSAFGKLGVAHNQRKLGVSGMPGVRKDTDTGIYGAFGLQYAIKPGVAISAEYERFGKDKKTGAKADAWTLGINFEF, from the coding sequence ATGAAGAAAATCATTGTCGCCTTCGGCTACGGTATCGCCCTGGCAGGCGCCGCCCAAGCCGCGCAGGCCAGCGCGCCGGTCGCACCGACCAAAGCCTACGCTGGCGTGGGCGCCAGCGCGAGCGAGCGCCACGGTAGCTCGGTGAAAGTTGGAACCAAGATATTTGGCGGGGTCGCGTTCAGCGACAGCCTGGCGGTCGAAGGCGGGTATATCGACCTGCGCAAAGCCACGGCGGCGCCGGACGCGCGCACCATCGACCTTGGCGGATTCGGCACCTATGTCGCCGCCCGCCTGATGCGCCCACTCACAGAAACGCTGTCGGCCTTCGGCAAACTGGGCGTGGCGCACAATCAGCGCAAACTTGGCGTTTCTGGAATGCCCGGCGTACGCAAGGACACCGACACCGGCATCTACGGCGCTTTCGGCCTGCAGTATGCGATCAAGCCGGGCGTGGCCATCAGCGCCGAATACGAACGCTTCGGCAAGGACAAGAAGACCGGCGCCAAGGCCGACGCCTGGACGCTGGGGATCAACTTCGAGTTTTAA
- the cphA gene encoding cyanophycin synthetase yields the protein MKLKEKRLLRGPHLYADSPCLMAVIEDNATKVPGFASRLYALLPALAPDAAVRLADDAPLVDAVEPVLMELQRLAGAAGSFSTTVPVAAHNAGQPPVESRRIVCGYTIEQVAEAALRCALDLVDAVATGRDPGLGATVERLRELAQDHAIGTSTGAVVQAALRRGIPVQRLTADANLFQLGWGSRQKRLQATVTGATNAIAVGIASDKQLTKALLDGVGVPVPGGSTVNTVEDAQRVALRLARPVTIKPLDGNQGKGVTTNCATPDEVARAFEHARRYGRRIIVEEHLAGRDYRVLVTGRKVAAASWRRPPGVLGDGRSSIRELVELENRNPARGEGHANILTRIPMDALAEETLAKQGYDLDTVLPAGVGADLRGNANLSTGGTAEDVTDLLPEETRDLCIRAARTIGLDIAGIDIVCQDISQPLRGQRGGIIEVNAAPGIRMHQYPSRGAARDAGDAIVEALFGDCDGRIPTVAVTGTNGKTTTTLLIAHATRMAGLRTGVTTTEGVYIDGQRTMKGDCTGYHSARSILSDPGVEFAVLETARGGILKRGLAYDRCDVSVVLNVSSDHLGLDGVENLADLAKVKAVVARRATRAVVLNADDDYCVAMAGKLREGVEVLYFSLDPDNPTLLRHLGQGGRGVYLQDSTLVLANGARHEALLDVRQMPVALGGAARYNIANALAAAAALSASSLSNDDIADGLRSFVSDSKNNPLRSNLFDVDGVTVIVDYAHNCAAYSALADSARAMSAGRLVGVVAAPGDRRDADLVDIGRTCAAGFDDLVIYESENRGRFEGETAALLARGARLAIAADALTVELDVHRAIRHGLSLCRPGDVLVFGCGSSISELTEALRPTRPELARRIEAEAV from the coding sequence ATGAAACTCAAGGAAAAACGCCTGCTGCGCGGCCCCCACCTGTACGCCGACAGCCCCTGCCTGATGGCAGTCATCGAAGATAACGCTACCAAGGTGCCCGGCTTCGCCAGCCGCCTGTACGCGCTGCTGCCGGCACTGGCGCCAGACGCCGCCGTGCGCCTGGCCGACGACGCCCCGCTGGTCGACGCGGTCGAACCGGTGCTGATGGAACTGCAGCGCCTGGCCGGCGCCGCTGGCAGTTTCAGTACCACCGTGCCGGTGGCTGCGCACAATGCGGGGCAGCCACCTGTGGAATCGCGCCGCATCGTATGCGGCTACACCATCGAGCAGGTCGCCGAAGCGGCGCTGCGCTGCGCGCTCGACCTGGTCGACGCCGTGGCCACCGGACGCGACCCGGGCTTGGGCGCCACGGTCGAGCGCTTGCGCGAGCTCGCCCAGGACCACGCCATTGGCACCAGCACCGGCGCGGTGGTGCAGGCGGCGCTGCGGCGCGGCATCCCGGTCCAACGCTTGACCGCCGACGCCAACCTGTTCCAGCTCGGCTGGGGCAGCCGCCAGAAGCGCTTGCAGGCAACCGTCACCGGCGCCACCAACGCGATCGCGGTCGGCATTGCCAGCGACAAGCAGCTGACCAAGGCCCTGCTCGACGGCGTCGGCGTGCCGGTGCCGGGCGGCTCGACCGTGAACACGGTCGAGGATGCGCAGCGCGTGGCCCTGCGCCTGGCGCGCCCGGTCACCATCAAGCCGCTCGACGGCAACCAGGGCAAGGGCGTGACCACCAATTGCGCCACCCCCGACGAGGTGGCGCGCGCCTTCGAGCATGCGCGCCGTTACGGGCGCCGCATCATTGTCGAAGAACACCTGGCCGGCCGCGACTACCGCGTGCTGGTGACCGGCCGCAAGGTGGCCGCGGCCTCGTGGCGGCGCCCGCCCGGCGTGCTCGGTGACGGTCGCTCGAGCATCCGCGAGCTGGTCGAACTCGAAAACCGCAATCCCGCGCGCGGCGAAGGGCACGCCAATATCCTGACCAGGATTCCGATGGACGCGCTGGCCGAAGAGACGCTCGCCAAGCAGGGCTACGATCTCGACACCGTGCTGCCGGCCGGCGTCGGCGCCGACCTGCGCGGCAATGCCAACCTGTCCACCGGCGGCACCGCTGAAGACGTGACCGACCTGCTGCCGGAGGAAACCCGCGACCTGTGCATCCGCGCCGCGCGCACCATCGGCCTGGACATCGCCGGTATCGACATTGTTTGCCAGGACATCTCGCAGCCACTGCGCGGCCAGCGCGGCGGCATCATCGAGGTCAACGCGGCGCCCGGCATCCGCATGCACCAATACCCAAGCCGCGGCGCCGCGCGCGACGCCGGCGACGCCATCGTCGAGGCCCTGTTCGGCGACTGCGACGGCCGCATTCCCACGGTTGCCGTCACTGGCACCAACGGCAAGACCACCACCACCTTGCTGATCGCGCATGCCACCCGCATGGCTGGCCTTAGAACCGGCGTCACGACCACCGAAGGCGTGTACATCGATGGTCAGCGCACCATGAAGGGCGATTGCACCGGCTATCATTCGGCGCGCAGCATCCTGTCCGATCCGGGAGTCGAGTTCGCGGTGCTGGAAACGGCGCGCGGAGGTATTCTCAAGCGCGGCCTGGCCTACGACCGCTGCGACGTCTCGGTCGTGCTGAACGTGTCGAGCGACCACCTGGGCCTGGATGGCGTCGAGAACCTGGCCGATCTGGCAAAAGTAAAGGCCGTGGTGGCCCGGCGCGCCACCCGCGCGGTGGTGCTCAACGCCGACGACGATTATTGCGTGGCGATGGCCGGCAAGCTGCGCGAGGGCGTGGAAGTGCTGTATTTCTCGCTCGACCCCGATAACCCAACCCTGCTGCGCCACCTCGGGCAAGGTGGCCGCGGCGTCTACCTGCAGGACAGCACCCTGGTGCTGGCCAACGGCGCCCGCCACGAAGCCCTGCTCGACGTGCGCCAGATGCCGGTCGCGCTAGGCGGCGCGGCGCGCTACAACATCGCCAACGCGCTGGCCGCGGCCGCCGCCCTGAGCGCGTCCAGCCTGAGCAATGACGACATCGCGGACGGTCTGCGCAGCTTTGTCTCCGACAGCAAGAACAATCCGCTGCGCTCGAACCTGTTCGACGTCGACGGCGTCACCGTGATCGTCGACTATGCCCATAATTGCGCCGCCTACTCGGCCCTGGCCGACAGTGCGCGCGCCATGAGCGCCGGCCGGCTGGTGGGCGTGGTGGCCGCGCCGGGCGACCGGCGCGATGCCGACCTGGTCGACATCGGCCGCACCTGCGCGGCCGGCTTCGACGACCTGGTGATTTATGAGTCCGAGAACCGCGGGCGGTTTGAGGGTGAGACCGCGGCGCTGCTGGCACGCGGTGCGCGGTTGGCCATCGCCGCCGACGCGCTGACGGTCGAACTCGACGTGCACCGCGCGATTCGCCATGGCCTGTCGCTATGCCGGCCAGGCGACGTGCTGGTGTTCGGTTGCGGATCGTCGATCTCGGAACTGACCGAGGCGCTGCGCCCGACCCGGCCGGAACTGGCGCGCAGGATCGAAGCCGAAGCCGTCTAG
- a CDS encoding cyanophycinase produces MSEPAPARNGHLVIIGGHEDRKHDMAILSRFVELCGGSGAKIVVITAASTVADEMWQVYDSAFGMLGVSRHSHLELTSRQDANSAQFVAQVAEADGIFMTGGDQKRLLALIGGTALDAEMHIALKLRGATIGGTSAGASAMSGHMLAQGRVELHPEKGSVSLGAGLGFLHRVVIDQHFSERQRLSRLLSVVAQNPYLQGIGIDEDTALVIERGVGIEVLGQGAVTIVDGRSMTTNVADIKDRATPELIDVRLHLLPAGSKYALPGSDDPASNRLPLPLIDMLEIITKRTPIQ; encoded by the coding sequence ATGAGCGAACCAGCACCAGCAAGAAACGGCCACCTCGTGATTATCGGTGGCCACGAGGACCGCAAGCACGACATGGCCATCCTGTCGCGCTTCGTGGAACTGTGCGGTGGTAGCGGCGCGAAAATCGTCGTGATTACCGCGGCCAGCACGGTCGCCGACGAGATGTGGCAGGTCTATGACAGCGCCTTTGGCATGCTGGGCGTGAGCCGCCACAGCCATCTCGAGCTGACCAGCAGGCAAGATGCCAACAGCGCGCAATTCGTAGCCCAGGTGGCCGAGGCAGACGGCATCTTCATGACCGGCGGCGACCAGAAGCGCCTGCTGGCGCTGATCGGCGGCACCGCGCTCGATGCCGAGATGCATATCGCGCTCAAGCTGCGCGGCGCCACCATCGGCGGCACCAGTGCCGGGGCTTCGGCGATGTCTGGCCACATGCTGGCCCAGGGCCGGGTCGAACTGCATCCCGAGAAAGGATCGGTCAGCCTCGGCGCCGGCCTCGGTTTCCTGCACCGGGTGGTGATCGACCAGCACTTCTCGGAGCGCCAGCGCCTGTCGCGCCTGTTGTCGGTGGTGGCCCAGAACCCTTACCTGCAGGGGATCGGCATCGACGAAGACACCGCCCTGGTCATCGAACGCGGGGTCGGCATCGAAGTGCTGGGCCAGGGCGCCGTGACCATCGTGGACGGACGCTCCATGACCACCAATGTGGCCGACATCAAGGACCGCGCCACCCCCGAACTGATCGACGTACGACTGCACCTGCTGCCGGCCGGCAGCAAGTATGCGCTGCCCGGCAGCGACGACCCGGCCTCGAACCGACTGCCCCTGCCTTTGATCGACATGCTGGAAATAATCACAAAACGGACGCCCATTCAATGA
- a CDS encoding isoaspartyl peptidase/L-asparaginase → MSIPPTAGTVVVHGGAGASLDHEDGCVLAARRALAQLEANGDALDAAISAVTALEDDGRFNAGSGSVLCLDGATIEMDASIMDTRGRLGAVACVRSVKNPVRLARAIADTPHWLLAGEGAQRFARTIGMADSAPASDHQRAAHRKLMTELAGSVPVMPGVTNQLFERFWNYKTPLQLPPGTACDTVGAVVRGPDGHFAVACSTGGSAPSLLGRVGDGPIIGSGFYAGPEGAVAASGIGEHIVRHLLAHTVYGWIAGGMPLQDALRRGVELFDPDITIGLIAVSRHEAGSCSNRTMPTSRMTQR, encoded by the coding sequence ATGAGCATCCCCCCAACGGCTGGCACCGTCGTAGTTCATGGCGGCGCCGGCGCTTCGCTCGACCATGAGGACGGCTGCGTACTGGCCGCCCGGCGCGCGCTGGCGCAACTCGAAGCCAATGGCGATGCGCTCGATGCCGCCATCTCCGCCGTGACCGCACTCGAAGACGACGGCCGCTTCAATGCCGGCAGCGGCTCGGTGCTTTGCCTGGACGGCGCGACCATCGAAATGGACGCGTCGATCATGGATACCCGTGGCCGCCTGGGTGCGGTCGCCTGCGTGCGCTCGGTAAAGAACCCGGTGCGCCTGGCACGCGCCATCGCCGACACGCCGCACTGGCTGCTCGCCGGCGAAGGCGCCCAGCGCTTTGCCCGCACCATCGGCATGGCCGACAGCGCACCGGCGTCGGATCACCAGCGCGCGGCGCACCGCAAGCTGATGACAGAACTGGCCGGCTCGGTGCCGGTCATGCCGGGCGTGACGAACCAGCTGTTCGAGCGCTTCTGGAATTACAAGACCCCGCTGCAGCTGCCGCCCGGTACCGCCTGCGACACGGTCGGCGCGGTAGTGCGCGGGCCCGATGGCCATTTCGCGGTGGCCTGCTCGACCGGCGGCTCGGCGCCTTCGCTGCTGGGCCGGGTCGGCGACGGCCCGATCATCGGCAGCGGCTTCTATGCCGGGCCGGAAGGCGCGGTAGCGGCCAGCGGCATCGGCGAGCATATCGTGCGTCACCTGCTGGCGCACACCGTCTACGGCTGGATCGCCGGCGGCATGCCCTTGCAGGACGCCCTGCGGCGCGGCGTCGAGCTGTTCGACCCGGATATCACCATCGGGCTGATCGCCGTGAGCCGCCACGAAGCCGGATCCTGCAGCAACCGAACCATGCCAACTTCAAGGATGACACAGCGATGA
- a CDS encoding DUF2244 domain-containing protein yields MKRNCSMTPRQALLVYALLCCATLGIALAMTLRGAWMVLAFALLESAGLGAALLHYCRHALDHERIRLEPGSLLIEHADGARCAAVRLDPARVRISLADDRMRTLVVIESGRQRVEVGRYLTASARLELVRALRTALRAGAVPGTSPTLSL; encoded by the coding sequence ATGAAGCGCAACTGTTCGATGACGCCGCGCCAGGCCTTGCTGGTGTACGCCCTGCTGTGCTGCGCCACGCTCGGCATTGCGCTGGCGATGACGCTGCGCGGGGCCTGGATGGTGCTGGCCTTCGCCCTGCTCGAGAGCGCGGGGCTGGGCGCAGCACTGCTGCATTACTGCCGCCACGCGCTCGACCACGAGCGGATCCGCCTGGAGCCGGGCAGCCTGCTCATCGAACATGCCGATGGCGCGCGCTGCGCGGCGGTGCGGCTGGACCCTGCGCGCGTTCGCATCAGCCTGGCCGATGACCGCATGCGCACCCTGGTAGTAATCGAATCCGGCAGGCAGCGGGTCGAGGTGGGACGTTATCTGACAGCGTCGGCCCGGCTTGAGCTGGTGCGGGCCCTACGCACGGCCCTGCGCGCCGGCGCCGTGCCCGGTACCTCCCCGACATTATCCCTGTAA
- a CDS encoding Hsp70 family protein: MALACGLDFGTSNSTVGWLPGSSLQPGAGLSAAQSLLVLEDGKVTLPSVVFFNADDEQVSYGRAALADYLEGYEGRLMRSLKSLLGTSLIDGQTEVAGRALPFKALLGQFIGEVKQRAQQQAGREFDCAVFGRPVFFIDDDLEADRRAQATLEEVARAVGFREISFQYEPIAAAFDYESQIDREELVLIADIGGGTSDFSLVRLGPQRAGRVERRDDILANGGVHIGGTDFDKYLSLASVMPLLGLGSSMLSGAAIPSSYYFNLATWHTINQAYTRKSSAQLADLVREAAEPAKLARLQHLIDERAGHWLAMQVEAAKIGLSDSPSVTLDLDRLAPPQSLTVQRAQFELAIGPMVDSIGATVLRLFSEAGVEPEAVDTVFFTGGSSGVGLLRERIAALVPGARKVEGDLFGSIGAGLALDALRKFG; encoded by the coding sequence ATGGCGCTCGCTTGCGGCCTCGATTTCGGTACGTCGAATTCCACGGTCGGGTGGCTGCCCGGCAGCAGCCTGCAGCCGGGTGCCGGCCTGTCTGCGGCGCAATCGCTGCTGGTGCTCGAAGACGGCAAGGTGACCCTGCCATCGGTGGTGTTCTTCAACGCCGACGACGAGCAGGTCAGTTATGGACGGGCGGCGCTGGCCGACTACCTCGAAGGCTACGAAGGCCGCCTGATGCGCTCGCTAAAGAGCCTGCTCGGCACCAGCCTGATCGACGGCCAGACCGAGGTCGCGGGCCGTGCCTTGCCATTCAAGGCGCTGCTGGGCCAGTTCATCGGCGAGGTCAAGCAGCGCGCGCAGCAGCAGGCGGGGCGTGAATTCGACTGCGCCGTGTTCGGCCGCCCGGTCTTTTTCATCGACGACGACCTCGAAGCCGACCGCCGCGCCCAGGCTACGCTCGAAGAAGTGGCGCGCGCCGTCGGCTTTCGCGAGATTTCTTTCCAGTACGAGCCGATTGCCGCCGCCTTCGACTACGAGTCGCAGATCGACCGCGAAGAACTGGTGCTGATCGCCGACATCGGCGGCGGCACCTCCGACTTCTCGCTGGTACGCCTGGGCCCGCAGCGGGCGGGCCGGGTCGAGCGGCGCGACGATATCCTGGCCAATGGCGGTGTACACATCGGCGGTACCGATTTCGATAAATACCTGAGCCTGGCGAGCGTGATGCCGCTGCTTGGGCTTGGCAGCAGCATGCTCTCGGGCGCGGCCATTCCGTCGAGTTATTACTTTAATCTGGCCACCTGGCACACGATCAACCAGGCGTACACGCGCAAGAGCAGCGCGCAGCTGGCTGACCTGGTGCGCGAGGCGGCCGAACCGGCCAAGCTGGCGCGCCTGCAGCACCTGATCGACGAGCGCGCCGGCCATTGGCTGGCGATGCAGGTCGAGGCCGCCAAGATCGGCCTGTCGGACAGCCCGTCAGTCACGCTCGATCTCGACCGCCTGGCGCCGCCGCAGTCGCTGACAGTGCAGCGCGCCCAGTTCGAGCTGGCGATCGGGCCGATGGTCGACAGCATTGGCGCCACCGTGCTGCGCCTGTTTTCCGAGGCCGGGGTGGAGCCCGAGGCCGTCGATACGGTATTCTTCACGGGTGGCTCGAGCGGGGTCGGGCTGCTGCGCGAGCGCATCGCGGCGCTGGTGCCGGGCGCGCGCAAGGTCGAAGGCGACCTGTTCGGCAGCATCGGTGCCGGCCTGGCGCTCGACGCGCTGCGCAAATTTGGATAG
- a CDS encoding PolC-type DNA polymerase III has protein sequence MSVFERPIVMLDFETTGLSPEMGDRITEVAALRIVGGEIRERYVSLVNCGVRIPSFITSLTGITQQMVDTAPSAGRVMPELLDFIGGDMLSAHNASFDEKFLKAEGWRIGRPTAHTGLVCSLKLARRLYPGLPSYKLGNLSERLGIAFRGSAHRAEADAEVAAEVLLHAARHLGRTCGLERVAPDLLVSVNKVAAAKVPVFLDKYALLERQRLEQARAAA, from the coding sequence ATGAGTGTGTTTGAACGCCCGATTGTGATGCTCGACTTCGAGACCACCGGCTTGTCGCCCGAGATGGGCGACCGCATCACCGAAGTGGCCGCGCTGCGCATCGTCGGCGGCGAAATCCGCGAGCGCTACGTCTCGCTGGTGAACTGCGGCGTGCGCATCCCGTCGTTTATCACCTCGCTCACGGGTATCACCCAGCAGATGGTCGATACGGCGCCCTCGGCCGGGCGCGTGATGCCCGAGCTGCTCGACTTTATCGGTGGCGACATGCTGTCGGCCCACAATGCCAGCTTCGACGAGAAATTTTTAAAGGCCGAAGGCTGGCGCATCGGCCGGCCAACCGCCCATACCGGCCTGGTTTGCTCGCTCAAGCTGGCGCGCCGCCTGTACCCCGGACTGCCCAGCTACAAGCTCGGGAATTTGTCCGAGCGCCTCGGCATTGCCTTCCGCGGCAGCGCCCACCGGGCCGAAGCCGATGCCGAGGTGGCCGCCGAGGTGCTGCTGCACGCGGCGCGCCATCTCGGCCGCACTTGCGGGCTCGAGCGCGTGGCGCCCGACCTGCTGGTGTCGGTCAACAAGGTTGCCGCGGCCAAGGTGCCGGTGTTCCTGGATAAATACGCGCTGCTCGAGCGGCAGCGCCTCGAGCAGGCCCGCGCCGCCGCTTGA
- a CDS encoding TonB-dependent receptor — MHVQPTLLASAVLSALAPLSFAQSTSAEPIATVIVTATPFRASEGDQILTPAKVLAGHELRSKLGSSLGETLSSELGVSASAFGAGASRPIIRGLEGNRVKVLENGMAVSDLSGLSNDHAVTGEPATARQIEILRGPAALLYGSGAIGGLVNVVNERIPTEHHDVPSGVVETRYSTVDHGRAVSFSGDASVGKTALHVDGSGRKAKDYHVPGAPDGDTLPNSALRQHTLAAGASYIGERGYAGASVSSLKKKYGIPGGEGAQIDLDQTRYDIDSQLDAPLPGFDTLRLKLGYNDYGHVELNDAGEAETVFSNRALESRLELKHKPVAGWSGSFGVQTEHARFSGLSADSGESATVPVTVSDTFAAFLVEEREFGRVRVNTGVRVETVERDPEGARRRNFDLLSYSAGAIVPVAAGYNAGLTASFAQRAPTADELYSGGPHESTLTFDIGNPDFKKETSRNIELSLRKTTGLVRWQANLFQNRVRDFIYGEVSDTLLDDEGNPGDELRERSFRQANATIRGAEAEISYNLHNEGTSLRLFGDMSRGSLDDAGSLPLQPAKRLGAEIGYKAGALRGGLSLLRALKQERLAAFESTPTPAYTQLDANLAYVQRLRKVDLTWFIIGKNLLDEDIRISTSVLKDVASLPGRNITVGVRAAF; from the coding sequence ATGCACGTCCAGCCTACCCTCCTGGCGAGCGCAGTCTTGAGCGCTCTCGCCCCGTTGTCGTTTGCCCAATCCACCTCGGCTGAGCCGATTGCCACCGTGATCGTCACGGCCACGCCATTTCGCGCTTCCGAAGGCGACCAGATCCTGACCCCGGCCAAGGTCCTGGCCGGCCATGAACTGCGCAGCAAGCTCGGCAGCTCGCTGGGTGAGACCCTGTCCAGCGAGCTCGGGGTGTCGGCATCGGCATTTGGCGCCGGCGCATCGCGCCCGATCATTCGCGGGCTGGAAGGCAACCGCGTCAAGGTGCTGGAAAACGGCATGGCGGTGTCCGACCTGTCGGGCCTGTCGAACGACCATGCGGTAACCGGCGAACCGGCGACCGCGCGCCAGATCGAGATTTTGCGCGGACCGGCGGCGCTGCTGTATGGCTCCGGGGCGATCGGCGGCTTGGTCAACGTCGTCAACGAGCGCATCCCGACCGAACACCATGACGTGCCCAGCGGTGTGGTCGAAACCCGCTACAGCACGGTCGACCATGGGCGCGCCGTATCGTTCTCGGGCGATGCATCGGTTGGCAAGACGGCGCTGCATGTCGATGGCAGCGGGCGCAAGGCCAAGGATTACCACGTGCCGGGTGCTCCGGATGGCGACACCCTGCCCAACTCGGCCCTGCGCCAGCACACCCTGGCGGCCGGCGCGTCTTACATTGGCGAGCGCGGCTACGCGGGCGCCTCGGTCAGTTCACTGAAGAAAAAATACGGCATTCCTGGTGGCGAAGGGGCGCAGATCGACCTGGACCAGACCCGCTACGACATCGACAGCCAGCTCGACGCGCCGCTGCCGGGCTTCGACACGCTGCGCCTGAAGCTGGGCTATAACGATTATGGCCACGTCGAACTGAACGACGCGGGCGAGGCAGAAACGGTGTTTTCCAACCGCGCGCTGGAAAGCCGCCTGGAGCTCAAGCACAAGCCGGTGGCCGGCTGGTCCGGCAGCTTTGGCGTGCAGACCGAGCACGCCCGGTTTTCCGGCCTGTCCGCCGACAGCGGCGAATCGGCAACCGTGCCGGTGACCGTATCGGACACCTTCGCCGCCTTCCTGGTCGAAGAGCGCGAATTTGGCCGGGTACGCGTTAACACGGGCGTGCGTGTCGAAACCGTCGAGCGCGACCCCGAAGGCGCGCGCCGCCGCAACTTCGACCTGCTGTCGTATTCCGCCGGGGCGATTGTTCCGGTGGCTGCGGGCTACAACGCCGGCTTGACGGCCTCGTTCGCGCAGCGTGCACCGACCGCCGACGAGCTGTATTCGGGTGGTCCGCACGAATCGACCTTGACCTTCGACATCGGCAACCCGGACTTCAAAAAAGAAACCTCGCGCAATATCGAGCTGTCCTTGCGCAAGACGACCGGCCTGGTGCGCTGGCAGGCAAACCTGTTCCAGAACCGCGTGCGCGACTTTATTTATGGCGAAGTGAGCGATACCCTGCTCGACGACGAGGGCAATCCGGGTGACGAGCTGCGTGAGCGCAGCTTCCGCCAGGCAAATGCCACGATTCGCGGCGCGGAAGCCGAGATCAGCTATAACCTGCACAACGAGGGAACCTCGCTGCGGCTGTTCGGCGACATGTCGCGCGGTTCGCTCGACGATGCCGGCAGCCTTCCGCTCCAGCCCGCCAAGCGCCTGGGCGCGGAAATCGGCTACAAGGCAGGCGCTCTGCGCGGCGGACTGTCACTGCTGCGCGCCCTGAAGCAGGAGCGCCTGGCCGCTTTTGAGTCGACCCCGACCCCGGCCTATACCCAGCTCGATGCGAACCTGGCGTATGTGCAGCGATTGCGCAAGGTCGACCTGACCTGGTTCATCATCGGCAAGAACCTGCTCGACGAGGACATCCGGATCTCCACCTCGGTGCTCAAGGATGTCGCCTCGCTGCCTGGGCGCAATATCACGGTGGGGGTACGCGCGGCGTTCTAG
- a CDS encoding SEL1-like repeat protein, with protein sequence MNRQNAPREGYEVFLWFHPAAVRGNPYAQYNLGLLYKQGEVIERNDGLALKWMKRAAQQGLAAAQNHLGAMYCNARGVRRSDELAAWWFGRAAAQGDASAQQNLGLLYRKGRGVPQSHDSAFGWFYRAAEQGLASAQNVLGECYLRGLGVVASHPLAMAWFRKAARQGHAPAQLNLALMYRRGDGIVADDAQALCWFRQAAALGDPVAQRYLGLAYAHGQGVQPDPERAVAWLERAALRNDTDAQYALATLLAAGHGSGDDERALAWFVRAADRGHAQAQYCAGAMLASGRGAPCDPGRAFAYYVRAAEQGAANAQFSLGVMYAKGEGVPRNEARAAEWYRRAAQQGDASAQNNLGVLYANGQGVPHDDTLAAYWYQQAADQGHALAQYNLGGMVNSGRGVERDPLRATMWMLLAAGADNSSHQPRDSAPGKPWASVGAWGRVLAGRVPGGRRQRRPSPGH encoded by the coding sequence ATGAATCGCCAGAACGCGCCGCGCGAAGGATACGAAGTCTTCCTGTGGTTTCATCCTGCCGCCGTGCGTGGCAACCCTTATGCGCAATACAACCTCGGCCTGCTCTATAAACAGGGCGAGGTCATCGAGCGCAACGATGGCCTCGCGCTCAAGTGGATGAAACGCGCAGCGCAGCAGGGCCTGGCGGCGGCGCAAAACCACCTCGGGGCCATGTATTGCAACGCACGCGGCGTCCGGCGCAGCGACGAGCTCGCAGCTTGGTGGTTCGGGCGTGCGGCCGCCCAGGGCGACGCCTCCGCCCAGCAGAACCTGGGCCTGCTCTACCGCAAGGGCCGCGGCGTACCGCAGTCGCACGACAGCGCCTTCGGCTGGTTCTACCGCGCCGCCGAGCAGGGGCTGGCCAGTGCCCAGAACGTGCTCGGCGAATGCTACCTGCGCGGCCTCGGGGTCGTGGCCAGCCATCCGCTGGCCATGGCCTGGTTTCGCAAGGCGGCGCGCCAGGGCCACGCCCCGGCCCAGCTCAACCTGGCGCTCATGTACCGCCGCGGCGACGGCATCGTCGCCGACGACGCGCAGGCGCTGTGCTGGTTTCGCCAGGCCGCTGCCCTGGGCGATCCGGTTGCCCAGCGCTATCTCGGGCTGGCCTATGCGCACGGCCAGGGCGTGCAGCCCGACCCCGAACGCGCCGTGGCCTGGCTCGAGCGTGCGGCGCTCAGGAACGATACCGACGCCCAATACGCGCTGGCCACGCTGCTGGCGGCCGGCCACGGCTCGGGCGACGACGAGCGCGCCCTGGCGTGGTTCGTGCGGGCCGCCGACCGCGGCCACGCCCAGGCGCAATACTGCGCCGGCGCCATGCTCGCCAGCGGCCGTGGCGCCCCTTGCGACCCCGGGCGCGCGTTCGCGTACTATGTGCGCGCCGCCGAGCAGGGCGCGGCCAACGCCCAGTTCAGCCTGGGCGTCATGTATGCCAAGGGCGAGGGCGTGCCACGCAACGAAGCGCGCGCCGCCGAGTGGTATCGGCGCGCGGCGCAGCAGGGCGACGCCAGCGCCCAGAACAACCTTGGCGTACTGTACGCCAACGGCCAGGGCGTGCCGCACGACGATACCCTGGCCGCCTACTGGTACCAGCAAGCGGCCGATCAGGGCCATGCGCTGGCCCAGTACAACCTCGGCGGCATGGTCAACAGCGGCCGCGGCGTCGAGCGCGATCCGCTGCGCGCCACTATGTGGATGCTGCTTGCCGCCGGCGCCGACAACTCCTCGCACCAGCCGCGCGACAGCGCGCCGGGCAAGCCCTGGGCCAGCGTCGGCGCATGGGGCAGGGTGCTGGCCGGACGGGTCCCGGGTGGGCGCCGCCAGCGCCGGCCCAGCCCCGGCCACTAG